The proteins below come from a single Halobacteriovorax sp. DA5 genomic window:
- the miaB gene encoding tRNA (N6-isopentenyl adenosine(37)-C2)-methylthiotransferase MiaB, whose protein sequence is MKRKAIEGKFMTTDISPTGLGVSKQNHVASSFIDEKSGDRIVQLGDVSFPPRKVWMKTYGCQMNYHDTERILSHLKNLNFSHTEELEEASLVLFNTCAVRELANNKFYSQLGELKHLKQQKGDDLVIGVGGCVAQTEGKDLVKKFKHLNFAFGPDTIDTINDMVYRTYAGDDKFSVNTWDRSSNFSIETKINHGTPQAFVNIIKGCDKYCTYCIVPYTRGRERSRKQAEIVEDVRRLVEYQGVQEVMLLGQNVNSFGKENGERLSDLIMDLDQINGLEILRYTTSHPYDVSDDLIAAHGAAKKLSKHLHLPVQSGSNTVLQRMNREYTKEHYLGLLEKLRAAQPDIVLSTDIICGFVNETDEEHKETLDLLERAQFDFIYSYVYSQRSKTRAAKMEDFLTQEIRKSRLHEVQAFQLAIQEKIRAKMVGNEYRVLVEGSNTMKGETKWKGRTNCNRLIHFKGPKENEELNLKWHWVDVKCTSTTALSCQGELLQDHGRRLSK, encoded by the coding sequence TCATCATTTATAGATGAAAAGTCAGGTGATCGCATTGTTCAACTAGGGGATGTATCGTTTCCTCCACGTAAGGTTTGGATGAAAACTTACGGTTGTCAGATGAATTATCATGATACTGAACGTATTCTTTCTCACTTAAAAAACTTAAATTTCTCTCATACTGAAGAATTAGAAGAGGCCAGTCTGGTTCTTTTCAATACTTGTGCAGTTAGAGAACTAGCAAATAATAAATTTTATTCACAATTAGGTGAACTTAAACATCTAAAGCAGCAAAAAGGTGATGACCTGGTTATTGGAGTTGGTGGATGTGTTGCCCAAACAGAGGGAAAAGATCTTGTAAAAAAATTCAAGCATCTAAACTTCGCCTTTGGTCCAGATACAATTGATACAATTAACGATATGGTTTATCGCACTTATGCAGGTGATGATAAATTTTCAGTAAATACTTGGGATCGTTCTAGTAACTTTTCAATTGAAACAAAAATTAATCATGGAACTCCACAAGCATTCGTTAATATCATCAAGGGTTGTGATAAATATTGTACTTACTGTATTGTTCCTTATACTCGTGGACGCGAACGCTCAAGAAAGCAGGCCGAGATTGTTGAGGATGTAAGAAGACTTGTTGAATATCAAGGTGTTCAAGAGGTGATGCTTCTTGGCCAAAACGTAAACTCGTTTGGAAAGGAAAATGGGGAGCGTCTGTCTGATTTAATTATGGATTTAGATCAAATCAATGGCCTAGAGATTTTAAGATATACAACATCACATCCTTACGATGTATCCGATGATCTAATCGCAGCTCATGGAGCGGCAAAGAAATTATCAAAACATTTACACCTTCCAGTTCAATCTGGTTCAAATACAGTTCTTCAAAGAATGAATCGTGAGTACACAAAAGAGCATTACCTAGGTCTTTTAGAAAAACTACGTGCCGCTCAACCAGATATCGTTCTTTCGACAGATATTATCTGTGGTTTCGTAAATGAAACTGATGAAGAACACAAAGAGACTTTAGATCTTTTAGAAAGAGCACAATTTGATTTCATTTACTCATATGTTTACTCTCAAAGAAGTAAAACTCGTGCAGCTAAGATGGAAGATTTCCTAACTCAAGAGATTCGTAAGTCACGTCTTCACGAAGTACAAGCTTTTCAACTTGCTATTCAAGAAAAGATTCGCGCTAAGATGGTCGGTAATGAGTACCGCGTATTAGTCGAAGGCTCAAATACAATGAAAGGCGAGACTAAATGGAAGGGAAGAACGAATTGTAATCGTCTGATTCACTTTAAAGGTCCTAAGGAAAATGAAGAGTTAAACCTTAAGTGGCACTGGGTTGATGTTAAGTGTACGTCGACTACTGCACTTTCTTGTCAGGGTGAACTACTTCAAGATCATGGCCGTCGCTTAAGTAAGTAG
- a CDS encoding aminopeptidase, translating into MVVLNRLFLLSILFTSLSCAKISYLTEQGIGQVDILWSARANQDVLKDPKVSEEYKNKIKQIETYKKYFYEYWKRPTTDIYSKTTLLKSRAVTYLVIASRPNEIKARKECFTFYGCFPYLGFFKEESAMEFAKELERDGYETYTRDVLAYSTLGNFNDPILSSFFEYGKYSLTETVFHELFHTIFFAKNEVDLNENLANYFGEQMLIEYYKNDKELVKYFKNLELNAKLKKAVTIHAKNLKEILKQDAWESKKKDYLTITMPKELSMLCSSLEVTNCWPAKMEWNTASLAAFMTYEKSQSQIGEYAKRFNGDLKALFANIEQRYQKYLEDDVEGSFEDYLFNFKSLN; encoded by the coding sequence ATGGTTGTTCTAAACAGACTTTTTCTTCTCTCTATTTTATTCACGAGTTTATCTTGTGCCAAAATAAGTTATCTAACTGAGCAGGGCATAGGACAAGTTGATATTCTTTGGAGTGCTCGAGCTAATCAGGATGTCTTAAAAGACCCGAAGGTTAGTGAAGAATATAAGAATAAAATTAAACAAATCGAAACCTATAAAAAGTATTTCTATGAATACTGGAAAAGGCCTACTACAGATATTTATTCTAAGACGACACTTTTAAAATCTCGTGCAGTTACTTATCTCGTTATAGCTTCTAGACCTAATGAGATAAAGGCCCGCAAAGAGTGCTTCACTTTCTATGGATGCTTTCCTTATCTTGGATTTTTCAAAGAGGAATCTGCAATGGAGTTTGCAAAGGAGCTTGAAAGAGACGGTTATGAAACTTATACAAGAGATGTACTGGCCTATTCGACACTTGGAAATTTCAATGACCCAATACTTTCTTCTTTTTTTGAATATGGAAAGTACAGCTTAACTGAAACAGTCTTTCATGAACTATTTCATACAATCTTCTTTGCTAAGAATGAAGTCGACCTAAATGAAAACCTTGCCAACTACTTTGGTGAGCAAATGCTTATTGAGTATTACAAGAATGATAAAGAACTGGTCAAATATTTCAAGAATCTCGAGTTAAATGCAAAGCTCAAGAAGGCCGTTACGATTCACGCTAAAAACCTCAAGGAAATTCTTAAACAAGATGCCTGGGAGAGTAAGAAGAAAGATTATCTTACGATAACAATGCCCAAAGAACTAAGTATGCTTTGTTCTAGTCTTGAGGTCACAAATTGTTGGCCTGCAAAAATGGAGTGGAACACAGCATCTTTGGCAGCTTTTATGACTTATGAGAAAAGTCAGTCTCAAATTGGCGAATATGCTAAGAGATTTAATGGTGATCTAAAAGCACTCTTTGCAAATATTGAACAACGCTATCAAAAGTACCTTGAAGATGACGTGGAAGGTAGCTTTGAGGACTATCTTTTTAATTTCAAATCGCTGAATTAA
- a CDS encoding RimK family alpha-L-glutamate ligase yields MKNKKHLFFIDPIEKLVTKKDSTILIALTMQERGEDVYVLFEKDFFVQNANGIQFDCYRISGKINESFYVEDFKVEDDSQVVSIDSNTAIHMRIDPPYDSRYQRYLWMLNFLTEMYGVQVLNNPLGIMKHNEKLSAYTRELSLDSYVGTSLAGAKKFVATLASRGVQELILKPLDLYQGIGVQKVGLDGFEGHFKAKCDEFKGPVVVQEFDASVIEGEIRTIFYRANELGTILKVPKEGEFLANIAQGAKYSAVELDPEVKAECLHICEKLMADGVDLIAFDILGGKISEVNVTCPGLMVEVSSAMKRNLALELFR; encoded by the coding sequence ATGAAAAACAAGAAACACTTATTCTTTATTGATCCAATTGAAAAACTTGTCACAAAGAAAGATTCGACAATCTTAATTGCTCTAACGATGCAAGAAAGAGGCGAGGATGTTTATGTTCTTTTTGAAAAAGACTTCTTTGTCCAAAATGCTAATGGCATTCAGTTTGACTGTTACCGCATTAGTGGAAAGATCAATGAAAGTTTCTATGTTGAAGATTTCAAAGTAGAAGATGATTCACAAGTTGTTTCAATTGATTCAAATACAGCAATTCATATGAGAATTGATCCACCATATGATTCGCGCTATCAGCGCTACCTTTGGATGCTTAATTTCTTAACTGAGATGTATGGTGTTCAGGTTTTAAATAATCCATTAGGAATTATGAAACATAATGAAAAGCTTTCGGCCTATACAAGAGAGCTTAGCCTTGATAGCTATGTAGGAACTTCTCTTGCTGGTGCTAAAAAGTTTGTTGCAACTCTTGCTTCTCGTGGGGTCCAAGAATTGATTTTAAAGCCTCTTGATCTTTATCAGGGTATTGGTGTGCAAAAAGTAGGCTTGGACGGATTTGAAGGGCATTTTAAGGCCAAATGCGATGAGTTTAAAGGGCCAGTTGTTGTACAAGAGTTTGATGCTTCTGTTATTGAAGGTGAAATTCGCACAATTTTCTATCGTGCTAACGAACTGGGAACAATTCTAAAGGTCCCAAAAGAAGGCGAGTTCCTTGCCAATATTGCTCAAGGAGCAAAGTATTCTGCCGTCGAATTAGATCCTGAAGTAAAAGCAGAATGTCTGCATATTTGCGAAAAGCTTATGGCCGACGGAGTTGATTTAATTGCTTTTGATATTCTTGGTGGAAAGATTTCGGAAGTAAACGTAACGTGTCCGGGATTAATGGTGGAGGTTTCTTCTGCTATGAAAAGAAACCTCGCACTTGAATTATTTAGATAA
- a CDS encoding ChaN family lipoprotein, with protein sequence MQLKVDETHWSIYRYFKNKANSLEGEPSALLKKYRQDQQRYARRDFQTSSVSQLYDSIDTSDIIYLGDFHTFDQSTRNLERIIRILAKSDYQFSIGVEFIHINHQFYIDSYLKGAITELEFLESINYKNSWRFPWTFYKIFFDLAKDHNISIIALNTKGNLEQRDKKAAKKIATYHKENPEQKLLILFGELHIVPNKLPQKVFDLANKDIVQTIIHQNTDEVYWNLVKTNKLRSDQIVKYNMREFVLVNSPPWLKYESQIYWYEHLADDPDFDIHEYIIETGALKFSDNILDNFAYFCHEINNTLNLDIPIGEIEDFRIFDQQNLKKVKTTINKLKSKKAISFYNKLIEHGKTFKLPCKKAYYCSSYSINRISYLAGIHIHQSKLKIPEKEIVDFFNKRDRTNLFVYLIHNYISAYFCSKLFNPYRKCNMYKDFQYMARNNKQLKKTDKMVFKACLKLCNKRANVNEELKGLNLYQLHKASRKVSHMLADIIFDYFFAANRVEYKDVYRLVASDDYSNENYQSLLNEIGNLVDIKKLKKREF encoded by the coding sequence ATGCAATTGAAAGTCGATGAGACTCACTGGAGTATCTACCGCTATTTTAAAAATAAGGCCAACTCTCTTGAAGGAGAGCCATCAGCTTTACTAAAAAAATATCGTCAAGATCAACAGCGCTACGCTCGCCGAGACTTTCAAACTTCAAGCGTCAGTCAACTTTATGATTCAATTGATACCTCTGATATCATCTACCTTGGAGACTTCCATACTTTTGACCAGAGTACGAGAAACCTCGAACGTATCATTCGCATCCTAGCAAAGAGTGATTATCAATTTTCAATTGGTGTAGAATTCATTCATATCAATCATCAATTCTACATTGATTCATATCTTAAAGGGGCCATTACCGAGCTCGAATTTCTAGAATCAATCAACTATAAGAATTCATGGCGCTTCCCTTGGACCTTTTATAAGATCTTCTTTGATCTTGCTAAGGATCACAATATTTCAATAATTGCTCTTAATACTAAGGGAAACCTGGAGCAAAGAGACAAGAAGGCCGCAAAGAAAATTGCGACTTATCATAAAGAAAACCCAGAACAAAAGTTACTTATTTTATTTGGAGAACTTCACATTGTTCCAAATAAACTGCCACAAAAAGTTTTTGATCTGGCAAATAAGGATATTGTTCAAACAATCATTCATCAAAATACTGATGAAGTTTACTGGAATTTAGTTAAAACCAATAAGCTAAGATCTGATCAAATTGTTAAGTACAATATGAGAGAATTTGTTCTGGTAAACTCTCCTCCTTGGTTAAAGTATGAATCTCAAATTTACTGGTATGAGCACTTAGCTGATGATCCTGACTTTGACATTCACGAGTATATTATAGAGACAGGTGCACTTAAGTTTTCAGACAATATCTTGGATAACTTTGCTTACTTTTGTCATGAAATTAATAATACCCTTAATCTTGATATACCAATTGGTGAGATTGAAGACTTTAGAATCTTTGATCAGCAAAACCTAAAAAAAGTAAAAACAACAATCAATAAACTAAAGTCAAAGAAGGCCATTAGTTTTTACAATAAGCTCATCGAACATGGTAAGACGTTTAAACTTCCATGTAAGAAAGCTTATTACTGTTCAAGTTATTCAATTAATCGCATCTCGTACCTAGCAGGGATTCATATTCATCAATCAAAGTTAAAGATTCCGGAAAAAGAGATTGTTGACTTCTTTAATAAGAGAGATCGTACGAATTTATTTGTTTATCTTATTCATAATTATATTAGTGCTTACTTCTGTTCGAAGCTTTTTAACCCCTATCGAAAGTGTAATATGTATAAAGACTTTCAATACATGGCACGTAATAATAAACAACTTAAGAAGACTGATAAGATGGTCTTTAAAGCATGTTTAAAGCTTTGTAATAAACGAGCTAATGTTAATGAAGAACTAAAAGGACTAAATCTCTACCAGCTTCATAAAGCTTCACGTAAAGTATCACACATGCTTGCAGATATTATTTTTGACTACTTCTTCGCTGCTAATCGAGTTGAGTATAAAGATGTATACAGGCTTGTAGCATCAGATGATTACTCAAATGAAAACTATCAAAGCCTGTTGAATGAAATTGGAAATTTAGTAGATATTAAAAAGCTAAAAAAACGCGAATTCTAA
- a CDS encoding RsmD family RNA methyltransferase, whose protein sequence is MAINILGGHAKGHALFVPPESITRPTSVMLRRKFFDAHQDLTNCLFVDLFAGSGAMGFEALSRGAKKVVLVDDHPKVLNVLKKNKIEISKKVDTEDLSIIKQKAQAYLKTSISYLESTSDEYDESFIFIDPPYELKDVYLECLKLLKESSFSGEIWIESDRQKGILEADLKKHSLTFSKVYKQGTSYIAKIAL, encoded by the coding sequence ATGGCCATAAATATACTTGGTGGGCATGCTAAAGGGCATGCCCTTTTTGTTCCCCCTGAATCAATTACTCGTCCAACGAGTGTTATGCTTCGACGAAAATTCTTTGATGCTCATCAAGACTTAACGAATTGTCTGTTTGTGGATTTGTTCGCAGGTAGTGGTGCTATGGGGTTTGAAGCGCTTTCAAGAGGGGCGAAGAAAGTCGTACTTGTTGATGACCATCCAAAAGTTCTTAATGTCTTAAAAAAGAATAAGATAGAGATTTCTAAAAAAGTAGACACAGAAGATTTATCAATTATTAAGCAAAAAGCTCAAGCTTATCTAAAAACAAGTATAAGTTATTTGGAGTCAACATCAGATGAATACGATGAGAGTTTCATCTTCATCGACCCGCCATATGAATTAAAGGATGTCTACTTAGAATGTCTCAAATTACTTAAAGAATCTTCATTCTCTGGAGAGATTTGGATTGAATCCGATCGTCAAAAGGGAATCCTTGAAGCAGATTTAAAAAAACATTCTCTTACTTTCTCTAAAGTCTACAAGCAAGGCACAAGTTATATTGCAAAAATTGCATTGTAA
- the coaD gene encoding pantetheine-phosphate adenylyltransferase, translated as MKRAIYPGTFDPFTNGHKDILMRSLTVFDEVIILVAHNRNKKPLFTAEERVEMLNETFKDEPRIKADKWEGLIVDYAKANDIGSIIRGLRPTGDFEAEFQMASMNKRLYPEIETVFFITERDNYYVSSSLVKEIHKHGKVIKEFVPDTIYNWIAKKGKI; from the coding sequence ATGAAAAGAGCAATTTACCCAGGAACGTTTGACCCATTCACAAATGGCCACAAGGATATTTTAATGAGGTCACTAACAGTCTTTGATGAGGTGATTATACTTGTTGCCCACAATCGCAATAAGAAACCTCTTTTCACAGCTGAAGAGCGAGTTGAGATGTTAAATGAAACATTTAAAGATGAGCCTCGTATTAAAGCAGATAAGTGGGAAGGACTAATTGTCGATTATGCAAAAGCAAACGACATTGGCTCAATTATTAGAGGACTTAGACCTACAGGGGATTTCGAAGCAGAGTTTCAGATGGCCTCAATGAATAAGAGACTATACCCAGAAATTGAAACAGTTTTCTTTATTACTGAAAGAGATAACTACTATGTTTCAAGCTCGCTTGTTAAAGAAATTCATAAGCATGGAAAAGTAATTAAGGAATTCGTTCCAGATACAATTTATAACTGGATTGCTAAAAAAGGGAAGATCTAA
- a CDS encoding pyridoxal phosphate-dependent aminotransferase yields the protein MNVSKRSQEINESITLKLNAKAVAMAQEGKKVYNLTAGQLPYRPPRELVESIRGELDFLKSFQYSPVAGDSELLEKIIEYVETSRGISFDEFDHNFKAVVGNGGKHVLANIFASIVDPGDEVIVFAPYWISYPQMISLNGGVLKEVKASVFNAFEPDLEELKELISDKTKAIVLNSPNNPSGIFYNEKWMKQFAEIVKPYENTFIISDEIYYELNYYDPKPTYYYQYDRELLSRTIIVDGISKSLAATGLRLGYCIAHEDVIDAVKKIQGHTASGSCSLIQRALLRYNMNHVDEYLTPVKKHLRENALILREVLREYKLEKCWYQVTSAFYFLFDFSSAPVIGRFKKSDTDLSDYSVEICEQVLEQKGVAMVPSGDFGLPNCARISLVLPKDDFKDAIVSVAEYLTQE from the coding sequence ATGAATGTTTCGAAGCGTTCACAAGAAATTAATGAGAGTATTACTTTAAAGCTTAATGCCAAAGCAGTAGCTATGGCACAAGAAGGTAAGAAAGTTTACAACCTTACAGCAGGACAACTACCTTATCGACCACCAAGGGAGTTAGTCGAATCAATAAGGGGAGAGTTAGACTTTCTAAAAAGTTTTCAATACAGCCCAGTTGCAGGCGATAGTGAGTTACTAGAAAAAATTATCGAATATGTTGAAACTTCTCGAGGCATTAGCTTTGATGAGTTTGACCATAATTTCAAGGCCGTTGTAGGTAATGGTGGAAAGCATGTTCTTGCAAATATTTTTGCAAGTATTGTTGATCCAGGTGATGAAGTAATAGTTTTTGCTCCATACTGGATTTCATATCCACAAATGATCTCTCTTAATGGTGGTGTCTTAAAAGAAGTTAAGGCTTCCGTTTTTAATGCGTTTGAACCAGACCTAGAGGAATTAAAAGAATTGATTAGTGATAAAACGAAAGCAATTGTTTTAAATAGCCCAAATAATCCATCGGGGATTTTCTATAATGAAAAGTGGATGAAGCAATTTGCTGAAATTGTGAAGCCATATGAAAATACTTTTATTATTTCTGATGAAATATATTACGAATTAAATTATTACGACCCAAAACCAACATATTATTATCAATATGATCGTGAGTTATTGTCACGTACAATCATTGTCGATGGTATTTCAAAAAGTCTTGCAGCAACTGGCCTAAGACTTGGCTACTGTATTGCACACGAAGATGTGATTGATGCTGTTAAAAAGATTCAAGGCCATACAGCTTCAGGTTCTTGTTCATTAATTCAGCGTGCGCTACTTCGCTATAATATGAATCATGTTGATGAGTATCTAACTCCAGTTAAAAAACACTTACGTGAGAATGCTCTTATATTAAGAGAAGTTCTAAGAGAATATAAGTTAGAAAAGTGCTGGTATCAGGTAACGTCAGCTTTTTATTTTCTCTTTGATTTCTCAAGCGCTCCTGTCATTGGCCGATTTAAAAAATCGGATACTGATCTGTCGGATTACTCTGTTGAGATTTGCGAACAAGTTCTTGAGCAAAAAGGTGTGGCAATGGTCCCTAGTGGGGATTTTGGTCTTCCAAATTGTGCCAGAATTTCTCTTGTTCTACCAAAAGATGATTTTAAAGACGCAATTGTTAGTGTCGCCGAGTATTTAACTCAGGAATAA
- a CDS encoding PhoH family protein, protein MEGILTRKTFVLDTNVLLFDPNAINKFGPNDVFIPLVVVEEVDRFKKDQNENGRNARYFSRIIDDLRKKGSLMDGVELDNGGTLIISVDKTIENQHDTIDLTINDNLILASAIFLKEQGEDVVLITKDINLRIKSDILGINAEDYGMKDIKLEEIYSGYRFLPLPKDKLEEYEKNRFLQLENWEELEIFPNEYLVVHEEGNDRRRLLGRFSKSKLGVVPLIPMREGVWGIYPKNMEQQFALDALLNDDIKLVSLVGKAGTGKTLLAIAAGLEMTINQEKYSRLLVSRPIQPMGKDLGYLPGDVNDKLGPWMQPIFDNMDFLFDQRRAGTSSSYVDLMDHGLLHIEPLTYIRGRSIPGQYLIVDEAQNLSPHEVKTIVTRAGEGTKIILTGDPQQIDSPYLDEINNGLSYVVERLKTEEIISHTKLTVGERSALSETASKLL, encoded by the coding sequence ATGGAGGGCATTTTGACAAGAAAAACCTTTGTACTCGATACGAACGTATTATTATTTGATCCTAACGCTATTAACAAATTTGGTCCTAACGACGTCTTCATCCCACTAGTTGTAGTTGAAGAAGTAGATCGTTTTAAGAAAGATCAGAATGAGAATGGGCGTAACGCTCGTTATTTCTCAAGAATCATCGATGATCTTCGTAAGAAGGGATCACTTATGGATGGTGTTGAGTTAGACAATGGTGGAACCCTGATCATCTCTGTTGATAAGACAATTGAAAATCAACACGACACAATTGATCTTACTATTAATGATAACTTAATTCTTGCCTCAGCTATCTTCTTAAAGGAGCAGGGAGAAGATGTTGTTCTTATCACTAAGGACATCAACTTAAGAATTAAATCTGATATCTTAGGTATCAATGCTGAAGACTACGGAATGAAAGATATTAAGCTTGAGGAAATTTACTCAGGTTATCGCTTTCTACCACTTCCAAAAGATAAGCTTGAAGAATATGAAAAGAATCGCTTCTTACAGCTTGAAAACTGGGAAGAACTTGAAATTTTTCCAAATGAATACTTAGTTGTTCATGAAGAAGGAAATGATAGAAGAAGACTTCTGGGACGTTTCTCTAAAAGTAAACTTGGAGTTGTACCTTTAATTCCAATGAGAGAAGGTGTTTGGGGAATTTATCCAAAAAATATGGAACAGCAATTTGCTCTTGATGCTCTTTTAAATGACGATATCAAGTTAGTATCACTTGTTGGTAAGGCCGGTACAGGTAAGACTCTTCTTGCAATTGCAGCAGGACTTGAGATGACAATTAATCAAGAAAAATATTCAAGACTTCTTGTTTCTCGTCCAATTCAGCCAATGGGGAAAGACCTTGGTTATCTTCCAGGTGATGTAAACGATAAGTTAGGTCCTTGGATGCAACCAATCTTTGATAATATGGACTTCCTATTTGATCAAAGAAGAGCTGGAACAAGTTCTTCATATGTTGATCTAATGGATCATGGACTACTACATATCGAACCACTAACTTATATTCGTGGTCGTTCTATTCCTGGTCAGTACTTAATTGTTGATGAAGCCCAAAACCTTTCTCCACACGAAGTTAAAACAATTGTAACTCGTGCAGGTGAGGGAACTAAGATCATCTTAACAGGTGACCCTCAGCAGATTGATAGTCCATACCTTGATGAGATTAATAACGGTCTAAGCTATGTTGTCGAAAGACTGAAAACAGAAGAGATCATCTCTCATACGAAGTTAACTGTTGGTGAGCGTTCTGCGCTTTCTGAAACAGCTTCAAAATTACTTTAA
- a CDS encoding PilZ domain-containing protein — translation MSRANRQHLRAPVNQEMLYLCDDYVLKGRCSNISEGGMLITDMGRVPSSTRFHTMVSLIQYPEFSKLSSQKLISIDHSAFDIEVIRCEVDIVRSFEGLSEVEKILLPSIGAKFSHVTSGNMALIRSYVTTFSKNMIYLLTQFENSSKKNGNIVHLRKTASLLGYDSEMKLPLLRAKVLHDYQSLESL, via the coding sequence GTGTCGAGAGCTAATCGTCAACATTTAAGAGCACCTGTAAATCAAGAGATGCTCTATCTTTGTGATGACTATGTTTTAAAGGGCCGCTGTTCTAATATTTCCGAAGGTGGAATGTTAATTACCGATATGGGGCGTGTACCTTCAAGTACACGCTTTCATACCATGGTATCTCTTATTCAATATCCAGAATTTTCAAAGTTAAGTTCTCAAAAACTTATTAGTATCGACCACAGCGCTTTTGATATTGAAGTTATTCGTTGTGAAGTTGATATTGTTCGTTCATTTGAAGGATTGTCGGAAGTAGAAAAAATCTTATTACCATCTATCGGTGCTAAGTTTTCACATGTAACTTCAGGGAATATGGCCCTGATACGCTCATACGTGACAACCTTTTCAAAGAATATGATTTACTTACTAACTCAATTTGAGAATTCTTCTAAGAAAAATGGGAATATCGTACATCTTAGAAAGACGGCATCATTGTTAGGATATGATTCTGAAATGAAGTTGCCACTTCTTAGGGCCAAAGTTCTACACGATTATCAATCGCTAGAATCCCTCTAA
- a CDS encoding DedA family protein: MEFIDQIMLYINTHVHMAPFIIFGLLLLAGFNIPISEDVMLFTSAILAAKNPDYLYPLFFGVFLGAYLSDLICYGFIGRYLGPKIFKIKFFASMVTPERLDMVNAFFKKYGVFTLIFGRFVPFGFRNALFLSAGLGRMNAWKFALSDLLAATVSCVVYFTVYYKFGETAIEYIKKSNYVIGAVALAVILGVIVSKWKKKNVNA; the protein is encoded by the coding sequence ATGGAATTCATTGATCAGATCATGCTCTATATCAACACTCACGTGCACATGGCGCCATTTATAATTTTTGGACTACTCCTCTTAGCAGGCTTTAACATTCCAATTTCTGAAGATGTAATGTTATTTACTTCGGCCATTTTAGCGGCCAAGAACCCAGACTACCTATACCCACTTTTCTTCGGGGTATTTCTTGGAGCATATCTTTCAGATTTAATTTGTTACGGATTTATTGGACGCTACTTAGGCCCGAAAATTTTTAAAATTAAATTCTTTGCCTCAATGGTTACGCCAGAGCGCCTTGATATGGTTAATGCCTTCTTTAAAAAGTATGGTGTATTCACATTAATTTTTGGTCGTTTTGTTCCATTTGGATTTAGAAATGCACTCTTCCTATCAGCGGGTCTAGGACGCATGAATGCTTGGAAATTTGCCCTGTCAGACCTGCTGGCAGCAACAGTATCATGTGTTGTTTACTTCACTGTTTATTATAAATTTGGTGAGACAGCTATTGAGTATATCAAGAAGAGCAATTACGTTATCGGTGCAGTAGCACTTGCTGTAATTCTTGGTGTAATCGTCTCAAAATGGAAGAAAAAGAACGTAAACGCCTAA
- a CDS encoding peroxiredoxin, producing the protein MTETVYPTSLVSKAAPEFKGNAVVNGEIKEISLSDFKGKWKVLFFYPLDFTFVCPTEITAFSDKIQLFKDLNTEVIACSVDSAFSHLAWTKQSRNEGGLGDINFPILEDLTKEVARSYGALMPSGDVAFRATYIIDDNNIVQHVSINNLSVGRNVEEVARLVDGYQFTAKHGEVCPAGWTKGADTMKPDPKGSQEYFNKL; encoded by the coding sequence ATGACTGAAACAGTTTACCCAACATCATTAGTTTCAAAAGCAGCACCAGAATTCAAAGGTAATGCAGTAGTAAATGGTGAAATCAAAGAAATTTCACTTTCAGACTTCAAAGGAAAGTGGAAAGTTCTTTTCTTTTACCCACTAGACTTCACATTTGTATGTCCAACAGAAATCACAGCATTTTCTGACAAGATTCAACTTTTCAAAGACCTTAACACTGAAGTTATCGCTTGTTCTGTTGATTCAGCTTTCTCTCACCTAGCGTGGACTAAGCAGTCAAGAAATGAAGGTGGACTTGGTGATATCAACTTCCCAATCCTTGAAGACCTTACAAAAGAAGTAGCTAGATCATACGGTGCACTTATGCCATCTGGTGACGTTGCGTTTAGAGCAACTTATATCATTGATGACAACAACATCGTTCAACACGTTTCAATCAACAACCTATCAGTTGGTAGAAATGTTGAAGAAGTTGCAAGACTTGTAGACGGTTACCAATTTACAGCTAAGCACGGAGAAGTTTGTCCGGCAGGTTGGACTAAAGGTGCTGATACAATGAAGCCAGATCCAAAAGGATCACAAGAATATTTCAACAAGCTATAA